ATACAGGTTTTTTTGAGTAATTTGTCTGTCATGAGAACTAAACTTACTTTCAAGAGCTGCAAGGTCAATATGATGTGGCCTGTCAGTTCCATCAACATCTTGGGCAATAAGATCTCTCATCCACACTGGATAATTCCAAAGTTCAAGAGCTCCACTAGCTTGATGCCCCATTGAAACCATTTGCTTAGTAAACCCAATTCTTGATAGATTCTCCGTACCTTTACCCCCAATTAGATCTTCCATCAGGATCCTATATATAGTTTCAATAGGCAATTATTACATCAggtaaaattaattagttattagcTACTTACAATAATTTGAAAGTAATGCTGCCTTAGCTTACTCATTAGTCAAAGGAAGAGATTTGTTTAGTCCAGGCGTGGCATCGATATTTCTTAGCTGAAGCGTATCAGGTAGGAGTTGATGCATCCGATAGACACTCGTAAATTCCTCAGTTAAGGAATAAGGCACACCATGATCCTCAGGTTTCTTCATTCCCACAAAACCACCTAAAATGGAACCTCCAACATGCCCAAATGTATCCTTGAATTTCTTTCCTAGCAATCCATACCTGCAAACATAAAATTACTCACtatttgacaaaataaaaataactagtgtttgagagtagtattgaccAATTGGCGCGCATTCCTGCTAGAAGGGTGTCGGTATTGAGAAGTTCAACTGTCCAATCTATGGTGTGAATTTTTGCAATTACAGCAGAAGTGACAAGTTTTGCATGACGATACAAGTCCTCATCTTTCAATTCTGGATATTCTTTCTGGAAATTTGAAAATCAACTCATCAATCAAAAGAAATCCAATTACATAAACAGTGCATTTTAAGTACTTGTATTGTAGGAGTAGTATATAACTTACTTTATTTTCCAGGTTACTAATTTGGAcagttaattatatatgtacctTCAAGGTGTCACAAACAAGATTATGCTCTTGAACAAAGAGTGCCTGCAGTGACAAAAGTCCAGCCCAAGTATTGCGAACATCACCAGAGATGATTTTCCCATTTTCATCTTGTTCAAGGAGACCATTTTCTGATAGTTTCAATTTTCCGTATTTAAATGTCCTCACTTTCTTCGAAACTTGTGCGTTGCTCCCATAAATAGCACTTCCATCCCTTCATTTACAAGTACAAATTACACAAATTCCAGTTACTTAAATTTGCTGTATGAAATCTTAATTACCATTGTGGAGTACGCATATTCAAGTGCCCAGTCTTGATATCACATAAACCCGTAGGAGTTTGCTGGGTCTTGAAAAACTTAAAGGACTTGAGAGGACACTCACTTTTAACTTCTTCAGGTGCCCTTAGCTCAATCTATGTATGCACCAAATTATAAAAGGTTGGTTaccaacaaattaattaaattacagTACGTAACGAATCATTAATTTTCACAAATTGATTGAAAGcatttcattaattaccaaatgGCTAATTAACTGACCTGTTGAGTATCTTCCAAATGATCGATCCAATCATGAATCATAAATTGTATCCATGACGCAGCTATCATGTTAAATTGTTTTCCTGTGTCTATGAATTTTCTGCGTGCTAGCAGCTTTGTTGCAACAACCATAGGATCTGGATTCTTTAACTgtagtttaagaaagaaataaatttcaaaaaatctaAATCATGCTCAAAATAACAGCTTGTCGTTGAGTCCTTTCATCAACTATTCATCATTAATGTTTAATTCAAATATCTCCTAGTTTATCACAACTCACAAGtagatctttaatttttgctcaaacaaacaaaaaatattgtaatgtTTATCATTTCCTTGATAATGGTTTGGTAATGTTATGTTGGACTAGTCAACATAATATGCACTTGACCATATGTTGTCATAATCAAGGTAAAAGAAATGGGTTATATGATTAAGTGGATCGGATCGAGTTAAAATTGGATTGTTTTAGTTGATTTGGGGCTTTTCATCTAATTGAGGGGTACAAATGATGAAATTAGTACCGGCAAGGTTAagaataactttattttaacgGTAAGTGGATAATCaaccaataaaataaagtttagaggtatttttgacccttttcccaaaaTTAAATAACCAAAAATACCAACAAAAATCAAAGTTatgaaaatcaatttaattaatttgatttgatttaatttcATCATTTGAAAAATCAGCTTAATTGATTTCATTTGCTTTTAAAAAGGGACTCAAATGAAACAAGGGACACCCGTGGTTGCACGGCAAAGGAAATAGGAGTACGTCCTTTGTGGTAGCATCGATTTCCTTGCTATCTATCGTTATTCACTGCTATACATACGTAGAGTatattcaaagttgagtttaagttttatgcacaaatattatataaattatttataagatCATGA
The Solanum stenotomum isolate F172 chromosome 12, ASM1918654v1, whole genome shotgun sequence DNA segment above includes these coding regions:
- the LOC125846391 gene encoding alpha-dioxygenase PIOX-like isoform X1; its protein translation is MSFVNLLLFPLRCFIHKDFHDVVDRMSLLNKLLFMMVHLVDKLNLWHRLPVFLGLLYLAARRHLHQEYNLINVGKKPTDVTSNRAVGKYNDPFNEGGGSEFPFFGRNMMPVDQHEKLKNPDPMVVATKLLARRKFIDTGKQFNMIAASWIQFMIHDWIDHLEDTQQIELRAPEEVKSECPLKSFKFFKTQQTPTGLCDIKTGHLNMRTPQWDGSAIYGSNAQVSKKVRTFKYGKLKLSENGLLEQDENGKIISGDVRNTWAGLLSLQALFVQEHNLVCDTLKKEYPELKDEDLYRHAKLVTSAVIAKIHTIDWTVELLNTDTLLAGMRANWYGLLGKKFKDTFGHVGGSILGGFVGMKKPEDHGVPYSLTEEFTSVYRMHQLLPDTLQLRNIDATPGLNKSLPLTNEILMEDLIGGKGTENLSRIGFTKQMVSMGHQASGALELWNYPVWMRDLIAQDVDGTDRPHHIDLAALEIYRDRERSVARYNEFRRRMLQIPISKWEDLTDDEEVIKTLHEVYGDDVEKLDLLVGMSAEKKIKGFAISETAFFIFLIMASRRLEADKFFTSYYNDETYTKKGLEWVNTTESLKDVLDRHYPEMTEKWMNSNSAFSVWDSSPEPHNPIPLYFRVPRT
- the LOC125846391 gene encoding alpha-dioxygenase PIOX-like isoform X2 gives rise to the protein MSFVNLLLFPLRCFIHKDFHDVVDRMSLLNKLLFMMVHLVDKLNLWHRLPVFLGLLYLAARRHLHQEYNLINVGKKPTDVTSNRAVGKYNDPFNEGGGSEFPFFGRNMMPVDQHEKLKNPDPMVVATKLLARRKFIDTGKQFNMIAASWIQFMIHDWIDHLEDTQQLRAPEEVKSECPLKSFKFFKTQQTPTGLCDIKTGHLNMRTPQWDGSAIYGSNAQVSKKVRTFKYGKLKLSENGLLEQDENGKIISGDVRNTWAGLLSLQALFVQEHNLVCDTLKKEYPELKDEDLYRHAKLVTSAVIAKIHTIDWTVELLNTDTLLAGMRANWYGLLGKKFKDTFGHVGGSILGGFVGMKKPEDHGVPYSLTEEFTSVYRMHQLLPDTLQLRNIDATPGLNKSLPLTNEILMEDLIGGKGTENLSRIGFTKQMVSMGHQASGALELWNYPVWMRDLIAQDVDGTDRPHHIDLAALEIYRDRERSVARYNEFRRRMLQIPISKWEDLTDDEEVIKTLHEVYGDDVEKLDLLVGMSAEKKIKGFAISETAFFIFLIMASRRLEADKFFTSYYNDETYTKKGLEWVNTTESLKDVLDRHYPEMTEKWMNSNSAFSVWDSSPEPHNPIPLYFRVPRT